Sequence from the Kribbella aluminosa genome:
GCGAGCAGCGGGCGGTACGTCGTACCGGATCGCCCGGGGGCGCGCGGGTTTCCGCGGGGGAGCACGATGGTGTTCACCGGGGACATGGTCGAGCCGCGGGAGGTGTGGTGGGACCGGGCGGTCGCGGCCGGGTTCGCGCCGCAGGAGGCGGTTCGGCCGGAGACGACGTTCCTGGTCGCGGCCGACGTCGACAGCCTGTCGATGAAGGCCCGCGCGGCCCGGGAGTTCGGCGTACCGATCATCTCGGCCGAGGACTTTCGCAGGCTCCTGCCACAGGCCGAGCGCAAGGCGGGATGAGCCGGCGGGGGGGTGGGACGTCAGTTGTCCGGTTGCAGGTGTTCTGGGGTGAGGAGGGCGTGGAGCGTCAGGCCGGCCCCGGTCAAGGGCTCGGGGGTGGTGGCATTGCGGTTGATCACGCAGAGGGCGTCGGTGACGGTGGCGCCCAGGGTGCGGAGTTCGTTGGTGGACAGGACGATCTGGCCGCCGGTGGTGACGACGTCCTCGACGATCGTGACCCGGCGGCCGTTGGTCTCGGCGCCTTCGGCCAGCCGGCAGGTGCCGTAGGTTTTGGCCTCCTTGCGGACGAACGCGCACGGCAGGCCGGTGTGCCGTCCGAGCGCGGTGACGACCGGGATGCCGCCCATCTCCAGACCGGCGAGGACCTCGGTGCCGGCCGGGACGAACGGGACCATCGCGGCCGCGATCTCGTCCAGCAGCACCGGGTCGGCCTCGAACCGGTACTTGTCGAAGTACTCCGTGGCCGTGTGCCCGGACCGGAGCACGAACTCGCCGGTCAGATGTGCGGTTGCGTGTACCCGGCGCCCCAACTCAGCAAGTTCCACACCCGGCACCCTATCCGGCAGGTCTTACTCCTCGTCGGGTGCCGGTTCGATCTCGAAGTGCAGTTGCTTGCCGGAGCGGATGCGTTCGATGGCGGACCGGCAGGCGGACTCGCTGATCTGAACGCCGATCTCGCCGAGCTTGTGCCGCAGGATCCGGGCCGCGTCGTCCGCGGAGCGGGCGCTGGACTCGTTGATCGCCTCGATCGTGGTGGCTGTGAGTCGCTCGCGGATGTCCGGGTGGGTCTTGGCGATGTCATGCGTGATGCGGAACTCGGTCATTCGCGACTCGCTTTCTCGCGCGCTCGATGCGGGCCGGCAGGGGTCTCCAGGATAGTGCGCGCAGCTACCTGAGAACCCGCTGGGCGAAGCTCTCGAGTCGTGTCGCGAGCCGCTCCGCGCGGACCTCGGGCGGGGCGGTCTCACCCTGCGGTACGTCGAGCTCCTTCAGCCCGCGGATGTACAGCGAGCACGCGAGGTCGGCGCACACGTACAGCCCGACGGTGTTGCCCTCGCGCCCGGCGGTGCCTGCGCGCCGGGCGGCGAACAGTGCGACGTCGCTGACGTGGTGCGCGGTGTTGCACAGGTCGCACAGCCCCGCGAACCGGCGCGCGGCACCGGACGCCTGCGTGCTGACCGCGATCCCGGTCACGCCACCGTCCCGGCGGACCACCAGGTACCCCCGGTTCGGCGCCTTGCCGTCGCGCCAGCCGAGGAAGTCCAGCGACTCCCAGGGCAGCTCAGTGAACCGCGGCGGCAACGCCATCGCCTTCACCTGGCTCTTGGTCGAGTTGACGAACGAGCGCCTGATGTCGTCGGCGCTGAGCGGTTCCACGGTAGGTCCTCCGATCCTTCGAGGACCCATGAGACCTGCTGCCCGGGCCGCTGCGCAACCCGTTAATCAAGTTGCTGCCAGCAACCGTCAGGAGTCGGCGTAGTGCGTACTGCGGTTCGCGTCGTGGTTGCGGAGGTCGACGCCGAAGTCGACCGACGCCTTCAGCCGGAGCAGCAGCGAGACCAGCTCGGGTACGTCGTCGGGTCCGTCCGAGGTGAGCGTCAGGTCGGTGCCGGCCGCGGCCGGGGCCAGCCGGAACGTCAGCGTGCGGCCGAAGTACCGCAGCTCGTAGAGCTGGTCCTGGACGGCGCGCTCGATCCGGCTCTGGCCCCGCCGGCCGTCGGCGAGCACGAACGAGATCACCCCGTCGGACTCCGGTGCCTGATCGGCCCAGAACCGCTCCCGGCCGAGGACCGTGCTGACCGCCCGGTAGACGTCACTCGCCGCCGACGCGCAGTACACCTTCTGCTGTGCCACCCCACACCCCTGATGATCCGCCGCCCCGATCTGGTGCAGTCCATTATCCGGCCATTCTCCGGGCTGAACGGCTCCAGGACACGGACACGCCGGGCTGGGGTGGACTTCTGTCCGGCTTCAGCCTCCCAGACCCCGGATCGGCTTCAGCGCGTTCGACGAACTCGAGGACTCAGGCGTGCCGGGTGGTCTGCTGCAGGAGTGCCTCGACCGCCTGGCGCAGGTCGGTGTCGTGGTGTGGACCGGACCAGACCACGATCCGGCCGCGGTCGCCGAGCTTGGTGGAGATCAGGTCGCGGGCCGGGGCGGGGTCGCCCTGGTTGACGAGGACGACGAGCCGCCGGCCGTCGCGTTGCAGCCGGTCCAGCAGCGGCGGCAGCGTGGAGCCGCGGAACACGCCGGGATCGCTCTTCACCTTGGTCTCGATCATCACGCCGCGGCCGCGGACCACCAGCAGGAAGTCGGCCCGGTCCCGGGTGAACTCGCGATCGTGATAGATCCGCGCCTTCGGCCAGAGCCGCTGCAGTGCGGCGTCGACGTCGGAGTCGTACTCCGCCGCGAGCCGGCTGACGCGTGAACTCGTACCGCGTGGCCGGAACGCTTCCGGCGTACGACGGCTGCCGAACCAGGACGGCAGCCAGTGGCGAACGTGTGTGTCGATCATCCGGTGGACCCCTCGACCTAGTCGGCACTCAGGAGTGAGTGTGCCCGCGGTGACCAAGTGCAATCCGGTGACCACGCGATCGTGATCGCACCGCCACAAAGTTGTCAGCAGGCGGTCGGGGTGGTGGTGCCGCCGTCGACGATCCACCGGGAGTCCTGCGTGACGACGCGCATCTGGTCGAGCCAGCGGGTCGGGGTGGTGTTCGGGAGGACGCCGCGGCCGCGGACGTTCACGGTGCGGGCCGAGGTGGTGTCGTAGCAGGCGCTGATCAGGATGCCGTTCGACGCGAGCGTGCGCTTGGCCCAGACGACCTTGGTGAGCCCCGTGTTGTGCAGCTTGTTGGTCCGGAAGTACTTCGCCTGCGCGCTGATCGCCTGGTACATCTTCGGCGTCATCACCGCCTCGAGCTGCGTGGTCCTGCTGCCGCCGCTGCGCATCATCACGTCGAGCGCGGTGCGGTACGCGTAGTAGGCGTTCAGCACCGGGTCGTCGGAGCCGAGGTCGCTGGTCGCGGCCCGGGTCGCCTTGTGGGCGGCAGGCGCAGCCGCGGCGATGCCGCTGTCGGTCCCGCACCCCTGGAGCAGCAAAACCGGGAGCAGCGTGGCGGCCACGGCCAGGTTCCGCTTGCGCATGAACACCTCCTGTTGGACGAAAATCCCCGTCCTGGTGCCGCCGGCGCAACCCGTCCGGCACTGATCGTGTAACGCGGTGGCGCATACCGTGGTCACTGTGACCTGAATCACACACCACCCCCTACCCGGGTACTGGTCCGGGATCGGCTCTCTGGCTGGAGGTGCCGGCGGCGCCGGATTTCTACGCTCGATCTCAGTTATCAAGACCGAGGAGAGATCATGACGCAGACGATCGCTGAGGTGCGGGAGCACCGCGTCCGGCGGCTTGCCCGTTCACTGGTGTACGTCGCTTTGCTGCTGCCTGCGGGTCTGCTGACCATGGCGGACGCGATCCTCGGCGAGCCGGTGACCGCGGCGCGGCGCTGGCGTCGGCTGGGGGAGTACCGCGTGGGGGTGTCTGTTGTGTCTCCGAAGCGCAGTGCCCGTACGTTCGGCGACGGTCTGCTCAGTGCGGTACTAGGCCTGGCGAGCCTGTTCGTACTGTTGCTGACCGTGCTGGCCGTGGTC
This genomic interval carries:
- a CDS encoding FBP domain-containing protein: MEPLSADDIRRSFVNSTKSQVKAMALPPRFTELPWESLDFLGWRDGKAPNRGYLVVRRDGGVTGIAVSTQASGAARRFAGLCDLCNTAHHVSDVALFAARRAGTAGREGNTVGLYVCADLACSLYIRGLKELDVPQGETAPPEVRAERLATRLESFAQRVLR
- a CDS encoding orotate phosphoribosyltransferase; this encodes MELAELGRRVHATAHLTGEFVLRSGHTATEYFDKYRFEADPVLLDEIAAAMVPFVPAGTEVLAGLEMGGIPVVTALGRHTGLPCAFVRKEAKTYGTCRLAEGAETNGRRVTIVEDVVTTGGQIVLSTNELRTLGATVTDALCVINRNATTPEPLTGAGLTLHALLTPEHLQPDN